From a single Apium graveolens cultivar Ventura chromosome 2, ASM990537v1, whole genome shotgun sequence genomic region:
- the LOC141706961 gene encoding uncharacterized protein LOC141706961, with amino-acid sequence MSSRHKIKSAVKKLFTRGSSSTEDQGSMPPYGVRLFIQGNHVVIDNGILQVTLSNPDGIVTGIRYNGVDNLLEVLNKEDNRGYWDIVWNALDGTKKGGTFEVFKATKFNVIVETEDQVEVSFSRPWDPSLLGKLAPIHIDKRFVLLRGCSGFYTYAIYEHLGSEDWPAFSIGETRIAFKLRKDKFQYMAVDDNRQRWMPLPDDRLPRRSQPLAYAEAVRLVNPVNPQLNGEVDDKYQYSCENENLKVHGWISMAPPVGFWQITPSDEFRSGGPVKQNLTSHVGPTCLAVFLSGHYAGDDLCPKIGQGEYWKKVFGPVFIYLNSAMNGNDPRTLWDDAKNQMMIEVQSWPYNFPASDDFPSSDKRGNVSGRLLVKDSYLNADLIPANGAYVGLARPGDIGSWQRECKDYQFWTRADEMGCFSINNIRPGDYNLYAWVPGFLGDYKSDALVTITPGCHIIKENLVFEPPRDGPTLWEIGIPDRSAAEFYIPDTNPEHVNRVLFNHTDRFRQYGLWEKYAELYPNGDLVYTIGESDYRKDWFFAHVTRRKEDGTHQGTAWQIKFKLDSVDQKGVYKLRVALAAAALAELQIRINDPNTIRPLFTTRLIGRDNAIARHGIHGLYWMYNVDLPGNRLLQGENTMYLTQPRCVSPFQGIMYDYIRLEGPPYV; translated from the exons ATGTCAAGTCGCCACAAAATTAAATCTGCTGTAAAAAAGCTTTTTACCCGTGGAAGTTCAAGCACAG AAGATCAAGGATCAATGCCGCCCTATGGGGTCAGATTGTTCATCCAGGGAAACCAT GTGGTGATTGATAATGGGATCCTCCAAGTCACACTATCTAATCCGGATGGGATAGTCACTGGAATACGATATAACGGTGTTGACAATTTACTTGAGGTTCTTAATAAAGAAGATAATCGAGG GTACTGGGATATTGTTTGGAATGCGCTTGACGGAACAAAGAAGGGTGGAACATTTGAAGT aTTTAAAGCTACAAAATTTAATGTTATCGTGGAAACTGAAGACCAAGTTGAGGTTTCATTCTCAAGACCATGGGATCCTTCTCTCCTGGGGAAGCTTGCTCCCATACATATTGACAAAAG GTTTGTATTGCTGCGTGGTTGTTCCGGCTTCTACACTTATGCCATTTATGAACACTTGGGATCAGAGGACTGGCCTGCCTTCAGCATTGGTGAAACCAGAATTGCATTCAAACTAAGAAAAGACAA GTTTCAGTATATGGCTGTGGACGATAATAGGCAAAGATGGATGCCTCTGCCGGATGATCGTTTACCGAGGAGAAGTCAACCCCTTGCCTATGCAGAAGCCGTCCGATTAGTCAATCCAGTAAATCCTCAGCTAAATGGAGAG GTAGATGATAAATACCAATATTCTTGTGAGAACGAAAATCTTAAGGTCCATGGATGGATATCTATGGCGCCACCTGTGGGGTTCTGGCAAATTACACCCAGTGACGAGTTTAGATCAGGTGGACCTGTTAAGCAGAACCTCACTTCACACGTGGGGCCCACTTGTCTAGCA GTATTTCTTAGTGGTCACTATGCTGGTGACGACTTGTGCCCCAAAATCGGACAGGGGGAGTACTGGAAGAAAGTTTTTGGTCCGGTATTCATTTATCTCAATTCCGCGATGAATGGAAATGATCCGCGAACACTTTGGGATGATGCAAAAAACCAG ATGATGATTGAAGTTCAAAGTTGGCCCTATAATTTTCCAGCATCTGACGACTTTCCTTCATCTGATAAACGTGGTAATGTCAGTGGTAGACTATTAGTTAAGGACAG TTATCTTAACGCTGATCTTATACCAGCTAATGGTGCGTATGTGGGATTAGCTAGACCAGGAGATATTGGTTCTTGGCAGAGAGAATGCAAG GACTACCAGTTTTGGACAAGAGCAGATGAGATGGGCTGCTTCTCGATTAACAACATACGTCCTGGTGACTATAATTTGTATGCTTGGGTCCCAGGATTTCTTGGAGACTACAAAAGTGATGCTTTGGTTACTATAACCCCAG GTTGTCATATTATAAAGGAGAATCTCGTGTTTGAGCCTCCACGAGATGGACCGACACTATGGGAAATTGGAATCCCTGATCGTTCGGCTGCAGAATTTTATATTCCTGACACAAATCCAGAGCATGTAAACAGAGTTTTGTTTAATCATACTGACAG GTTTAGGCAGTACGGGTTATGGGAGAAATATGCAGAGTTATATCCAAATGGAGACTTGGTGTATACAATTGGTGAGAGTGATTATCGGAAAGATTGGTTCTTTGCTCATGTAACCAG GAGAAAAGAAGATGGTACTCATCAAGGAACAGCTTGGCAAATCAAATTCAAACTGGACAGCGTTGATCAAAAAGGAGTATACAAGCTAAGAGTGGCACTGGCAGCCGCAGCTCTTGCAGAATTGCAG ATTCGAATCAATGACCCCAACACCATTCGCCCACTATTTACAACAAGACTGATCGGGAGGGACAATGCGATTGCTAGACATGGGATTCATGGGCTGTACTGGATGTACAATGTGGATTTACCAGGAAATCGATTGTTGCAAGGTGAAAATACCATGTATTTAACACAGCCGAGGTGTGTGAGTCCTTTTCAGGGTATCATGTATGACTATATTCGTTTAGAAGGTCCCCCATATGTATGA
- the LOC141685473 gene encoding laccase-17-like, producing MVLPFNTSVELVMQDTSILGAESHPLHLHGFNFFVVGQGFGNYNPNVDPQNFNLVDPVERNTVGVPSGGWVAIRFQADNPGVWFMHCHLEVHTSWGLKMAWLVLDGKLPNQKLLPPPADLPKC from the exons ATGGTTTTGCCTTTCAACACAAGCGTAGAGCTAGTCATGCAGGATACAAGCATACTAGGTGCAGAAAGTCATCCACTTCATCTCCATGGCTTCAATTTCTTTGTTGTTGGACAAGGTTTTGGGAACTACAATCCAAATGTAGACCCCCAGAACTTCAATCTTGTCGATCCTGTTGAACGTAACACTGTTGGCGTGCCCTCTGGTGGATGGGTTGCTATACGTTTCCAAGCCGATAACCCAG GAGTGTGGTTTATGCATTGTCATCTGGAGGTCCACACAAGCTGGGGTTTGAAGATGGCATGGCTTGTTTTAGATGGAAAGCTTCCAAATCAAAAATTGCTACCACCTCCAGCAGATCTTCCCAAATGTTAG
- the LOC141706962 gene encoding laccase-17-like, whose translation MHHLEGKAPVLYKYICNFKKFNSNKTQYLSISLSHNTKTSDQVLTMGIPLTFSRGILHFSLSLWCFLLPLASASNAGAITRHYEFNIKLQNVTRLCHTKSIVTVNGKFPGPRIVAREGDRLLIKVINHVPNNVSIHWHGIRQLRSGWADGPAYITQCPIQSGQSYVYNYTIVGQRGTLFWHAHISWLRSTLYGPLIILSKLNVPYPFPNPHKEVPIIFGEWFNADTEAIITQALQTGGGPNVSDAYTFNGLPGPLYNCSSKDTFKLKVKPGKTYLLRFINAALNDELFFGIANHSLTVVEADAIYVKPFETGTILLAPGQTTNVLLKTKPNYPKASFLMTARPYVTGSGTFDNSTVAGVLEYEGSSHLSMKKLPLFKPTLPSLNDTSFATKFSKKLRSLATARFPANVPQKVDKQFFFTVGLGTSP comes from the exons atgcATCACCTTGAAGGTAAAGCACCAGTTCTCTATAAATACATATGCAACTTCAAGAAATTTAATTCAAACAAAACACAATATCTATCTATTAGCCTATCTCACAATACAAAAACCAGTGACCAGGTTCTGACAATGGGGATTCCTTTAACATTTTCTCGAGGAATTCTTCATTTCTCATTGTCATTATGGTGCTTCCTTCTTCCTTTGGCCTCTGCAAGCAATGCAGGCGCCATAACTAGGCACTACGAGTTCAAT ATTAAGCTGCAAAATGTGACGCGGCTCTGCCACACCAAGAGCATTGTTACAGTAAATGGAAAATTTCCAGGCCCTCGGATTGTTGCTAGAGAGGGTGATCGCCTACTCATTAAAGTCATTAATCATGTTCCAAACAATGTCTCTATCCACTG GCATGGAATTCGACAGCTTAGAAGCGGCTGGGCAGATGGACCTGCATATATAACACAGTGCCCTATACAAAGCGGCCAGAGCTACGTGTATAACTACACCATTGTTGGGCAAAGAGGAACTCTGTTTTGGCATGCTCATATTTCATGGCTAAGATCAACTCTTTATGGCCCTCTTATTATTCTTTCCAAGCTCAATGTGCCTTACCCATTCCCCAATCCCCATAAGGAAGTTCCCATCATATTTG GAGAGTGGTTCAATGCTGATACTGAAGCCATTATAACCCAAGCTCTACAAACTGGTGGAGGTCCTAATGTTTCGGATGCATATACATTTAATGGACTTCCTGGACCTTTGTACAACTGCTCCTCAAAAG ACACATTCAAGTTAAAGGTGAAGCCAGGAAAAACATATCTCCTCCGATTTATCAATGCTGCACTCAATGATGAACTATTTTTTGGCATCGCAAACCATAGTCTTACAGTAGTTGAAGCAGACGCGATTTATGTGAAACCATTTGAGACCGGGACAATTCTACTTGCCCCTGGACAAACAACAAATGTTCTTTTAAAGACCAAACCTAATTATCCAAAAGCTTCTTTTCTCATGACAGCTAGACCTTATGTTACCGGTTCTGGAACATTTGACAACTCCACAGTTGCCGGAGTTCTTGAGTATGAAGGATCTTCTCATCTTTCAATGAAGAAACTTCCACTTTTCAAACCAACCTTACCTTCTCTTAATGACACCTCTTTTGCCACTAAGTTTTCCAAGAAACTTCGTAGTTTAGCCACAGCTCGATTTCCCGCTAATGTGCCTCAGAAAGTTGACAAACAATTTTTCTTTACAGTTGGCCTTGGAACAAGCCCTTGA
- the LOC141705811 gene encoding uncharacterized protein LOC141705811 yields MEAARGESPPPAPAANDGVKPEEVSTLKRGWVNLTVSLQEHFRYFKASLLGLGKKMRARNEKEAAEADLQAAKMQVEAADAAEDSKNQLSH; encoded by the exons ATGGAAGCAGCTAGAGGGGAGTCACCACCGCCAGCTCCGGCAGCCAACGACGGCGTTAAGCCGGAAGAAGTGTCGACGTTGAAGAGAGGATGGGTGAATCTGACAGTTTCATTACAAGAACATTTCAGATATTTTAAAGCTTCTCTCCTAGGCCTG GGGAAGAAGATGAGAGCAAGAAATGAGAAAGAAGCAGCAGAGGCTGATTTACAAGCTGCGAAGATGCAAGTTGAAGCTGCTGATGCTGCTGAGGATTCCAAGAACCAGCTTTCTCATTAA